The DNA region GAGTGATAGCTTAGCACGACTTTTAACTATAGAGTTACGTGGAGCTGcaggattttaaaatttaatgtgTCTTAGTCTAAATTCAATTTCGAATACTAACTGAAAGGTTTATTGTATAAACTCAAAAATAATTTGGGGGAAAAAGTTGAAATATGAGTCCAATACCATCAATTTTAGCGGCGTAAAATGttgttgtaattttagaaatttgatAGATTAATTTGCAAAAATGTCAATTAATTTTAGAAAGGAATTCTTTCTGAATTCTCtcattattctatttttttaatcatattaATTATCTTTTTATATTCATAATATATAATTGGGGACAAGGATTATCATTATTGCTTAAGGCTGAGCTTGTGTTCCGGCCTGTGCGTGAACTCAAAGTCGACGTGCACAAAGGCGCGCTCCACCTCCGGCAGCTGCTCCAGCTTCTCCTGCAGCGCCTCCCCGACGTCGTGCGCCTCGCTCAGCGGCATGTCCGCCGGCAGCACGATGTCTACCTCCGCAAAGTAGTGCGCCCCGAACGTGTACGCCCTCACCGTGTCGATGTGCTTTATCTTCCTGTCGTGGTTCCACACCAGGTATATCAGCTTCGCCAGGAAGTCCGGCGGCGCCGTCCTGCCGATCAGAAGCCACACGTTCTCCACCACCGTCTTCGCCCACGTCCCGATCGTGTACAACGCAATCTGCACACATCCATATATATACCAGAAAACCAATCACCCCTCGACTTGAAACAGAGCAAACAGAGTACGTGGATCAATTACCAGGATGGCGCCGACGGGATCCATCCACCAGGCGTACCGGACGGCCAGCAGCGAGGCGACCAAGCCGATGGAGTTGGTGATGACGTCGAAGAAGTGATCCTGCGCGTAGGCGCGCACGATTTCATTCTCGAAGCTGCGGCAGTAGAGCATGAGGAAGAACTTGACCAGAGTGACGGACGACATGCTGCCCACCATCCAAAACTCTTTTACGCGATCAAATTCAGGATGGTCCTGCATGCGCGATTCACAATTACAAACCATCGATCGATTGACAAATTAAGATGCATAATCAGGCTCCGTACGCTGGTGACCAGTTCTCTGCCGGATTCCAAGAGCACTTGCAGGCCGAGAGTGCCCATCACTGACGCGAAGACAACGATGCCCTGCTTTTGTTTAGTTTAGTTAAAGTTTGCTAATTAAGGAGTACTGAGGTTACAGTTAGGTATATGCATACCACAGGCTGCATCCTGTTCTTGCCGATGGGATAGCGGTAGTGATTGGGCTTCTTCATGGCGTGCGCCGTGAACCAAAGGATGAAGCCCGAGAGCAGGTCGAGCAGAGAGTCCAGAGTGGAGGCGATCACCGCCATGGATCTGCTCTCGATCGAAGCCAGCACTTTGGATGCGAAAAGGATCAAGTTGACTGCGTTGGATAGGTGGATGGCGAACCTTTCGCTCTTGGCCAAGTCTTGTAGTTCTTCCTGTAGATTATATTGTGTAATTGTGTGTCTCAACTATATATTGACTAAAATCTTATTTTAGATGGGGAAAAAAAGTGAATAAATTAAGGAAGAAACCTgcgtgggagcatcatttaagtaGCCTAATTCGTTCAAGTTATCCATCTTGCTGAATCCCTCGAGGAGCTGCCCTTGCTTCTGGTAGAATTTAGCTACTTTCCTTTCTTTGCCTGAAGTCAGAAATTATAGACAATAAACTGATCGTGTTAATTACTTAGCTTGAAGTCAGAAATCTGAAAGAGAATGATTAGTACCTTGGAACCTGCGTAGGACTCTGGAAGCAAGCGGCGGCGCCCTGGGCTGCTCCGGCACGGGGAAGTCGTTCACGTTGATCCTCCAACTCGGCGTCGCCGCCATCATCGACGCTTCCCCCTCCAGCCTCACCGGCGACAGCAGCTCCACCCGGTAGTCCATCGACTCGCTCTGCAACTCCACTGCCATCCTCCTCGATCGGCCAAcgaattcctcttcttctccgcAGCCGCATCGATCGCTCGCTTCTTAATTATCTCCCCGCCATAAAACTCAATAGAATAAACAAACGGTGGGTGGATCGAGCCGTTAGCTAGCTGGAGTGGAACGGTCGTCAGCAGATAAAGCCTGCCGGAGACGACGACTGCCGCGAACCCCGGCTTTTTCCTATTGACCTATATAATGCTCGAATGAAAGAGGAACACGGAAGTGGTTTAGGTTCTGATTGGTCGCGACAcgccgacgacgacgacgaggtcGACGAATTTCGTCATGCGTGTGCGCCATTTTAAATTGCGTGTGCCAGAGCTTATCGCGCATGGCTCACGTCTCATTGTATAATAATTCTGGGTTTCTTTTGGTTAATTTACTGTGAGTAGGTGCGAATTTTAGGTGGAGATGCTGAGCAAGGAGTAAGGAAGGTGGCAAGAACAGCGCAGGTACTGAGACAGTAAACAATTAATTGCCCTCTCATCTCCGACTAGGATTGGAATACACACTGTCAACCAATCAACCAACGTGTCGCTTTGCTAGCAGTCacttataatataaatttaatactaCAATTTGGACCACctataatataattttgaagcACAGAAAGATATTTTCCTGTTTGAATGGGTAGAGGGTCATTTAGCTCTATGAGTACGGATAAAGATAAATATAGGTACATAGTATTGGTGTGTATGAGGCCGGTAAAAAAAGGAGAGGtgaattatttataaaataaaatatatttttttcatgctTTTAACTcttaaaatagtaataataagataataataaaataaaagaaatagaaaataagaagACTCAGTAATTTTgacttagttataatttagatggttattaatccaagacagttgaaAAAATATACTACGAATCTctttcgttgaaggcggagaaatcttttacacactgaaagctTTTAAGCgttgctaggaagttagtacAGGAGTTGAAtaattaattcctagctccaggggcttttatatagctcctggaaatcttatcttgAGTCTTGAGGAcgtctccaaaggggttgagggtgcctccaaagggaTAAGCGGATAAAACATTTTCCGCTCGCAAACGGTCTGTTTGACCCAGTTGAGGACGCCCTCACTCTGGTGAGGgcaaaggcgcctccaacgaccgttgagggcgcctccagctgatTTTACAacatttcttcatcttcttttcaGCTTCCGAAGTTCCATTTGATTAGATGATTGCGGTCAACCGAAAAAGGGTTCACTCGAACCTAATTTTCGACCTtatcctcgagcaggcttccgccctagtttctcgtccctcgaacgtcacgcacgttattctcgtccaccggtgtattcttccgtagctctttcgtccttcggatacACCGAGTCCCTTGACTCTCTTcctgtgttgtccttctcgctagctgcgtcttccgctcgacttcttgcgcttctaagctcctacacacttagatatagggatcaaaaccaaacatgacctaacctaacttggttgatcacatcaaaacaaccacggggaccaacaatctctccattttttatgtacatcaactcaagttcaagttaggaaaaaaatagacaagtagtaatttaaagaaattactaaactaacattttcagcataaagattgcaattataaaatttgtaattttctaagaaaaaatattaacttgttcctatcaaaaaaaaaattatgtaccaattttaaaaatattaaatccctctaaacttgttcctatctttccccctttgatcacagtaaaaacaggataggaattttttaaaataaattagaagaTAACAAAGAACTCTAACTTTTaggtaatttaaaatatttttgagaaatttccaaaaaatgttttaaaaaaaacttgttaaagcattatctaatttctattttcatgctttatcagtaagttaattaaatattttatttcaatattttgacttccagacagtggcgagacactaggttttcttggttattggagcaacaactactttcttagacaaaatctcataaagaaattaactgtttaatttttcttgctaaaagcgctaacttacaaaaattttaatctagaaaaaattttagaacccagtataggttccttcctattggattaatcaaaaacttagggATACATAAATTCTGataacttttctaagttgtccatgatgtttttttaatataccaatttaatttaccataaattctaagctttgatttttgaaatttatttaagcatacatgatcatttttcaatttccaattttaacttttcattttcagagttCAAATTATCTAATGGTATTTTTAAAtcagcaatttctttttctgatttgactaagtctttagtaagtactttgataaagcGAAAGAACTATTTAGGGGTTAGTacatgtacctgacttacctctatttttgatgctcccccttcatcatagctttcttcttctgatcctcccccttcatctatgctcatttctgagctgatCTTATCTTCTTCTTGATGAATTGTCGTTAGAGCTAGTTCGGCGTATGCTTCAacttcagattcggaggatgacgactcatcccacgttgctttgaggctATGTTTGGATCGAGTTGGCTTCTTAGGTGGTGTTTagtttagaggtttgggaatgaagGAATGAATTCATTTCCAAATCTTGTGTTTGAttaatgggaatggaatcaaaattttggaatgaaacccaaaaacttggGTATAGATGAAACACACcctctcccttgggttttgatggaatgataataaaaattaagttttggacgaaaatacccttagtatatttgttcaatttttctttcatttcactctctcttcttattctctctcctcattctatcatcacattttctctctcaacatactttctctctcctcattctctctcatcacacattctctaccattttttctctgtattctctctcatcacacactctctctcattattttctcctcatttttttcatcatactttctctctcatcattctttctttcttctcaatatttttaccatactctctctctccatattttatctcatcacactttctctctcttcattctcttccatcacactctctctccttattctctctcatcacacattctctaccattttctctctatcttctctctcatcatactctctctctcattattttctctctcttcattctctcctcattttcttcatattttctctcttctcaatctctcttaccatattttctctcatcatactttctctctcttcattctcttccatcatactatctctcatcacactttccctctctttattttttcccatcacactttctctctcatcacactttcttatcatactttctctcctcaatttctcattttctctcatcacactttctctctcttcatttttcctatcactctttctctctcaacacattttctctcttatcatactttttctcttctcaatctctccatcacgctctctctcctcattttctctcatcacactttctctctattcatttttcccatcacacttttctctctcatcatactttctctctcatcatactttctctctcatcattctctctcatcatatatttctctcacattcaactttctcttccatctaattttttctcttatttttctctaagggtaaaaaaggaaatttaggtttattccgattgaaaatattcaactaaccaaacattatttttaagaatgatattcaagctcatacccattgccattccacaatactatgatactcattcccattcccattcctAGGAGAGAATCAAACACCTCCTTATTCTTTTCTTTGcctttgttcttcagtttcggccaatcatctttgatgtgcccttcttcattgtagttgtagcatcggGTCGTACTTTTGTTGCGTTGATTCTTTCTCGTctacgatctaaatttattagttttaataaacttatttaactttcttaccaatagcgTCGCTTCAATTTTgtcgattgacgcttcagagtcggaatcgtccatctcggcttgtagggaAACATTAtgatttgacttctctatttgtttaggttctgcaattcaagattcgtgaagttcaaatgtagaaaataaattttctagcgtacttacctcaaagttcttagagatgtagtatgcatctactaaggatgcctaTTCTGGAATTCttaggaaggcgttgagcgcatattgcatcgagtctcggtttgttactgTTTCTCCGAGATTGTttagttgagttatcagctccttagttcttgcttggagttgcgctaccttttcgccgttgttcatccggagatttgtcagctgagtccggatgatgtcgcgccttgctaacttcgcttctgaggtgccttcgtggagctccaggaatttttcccagaggtctttggtggagtcgtagcttccgatccaacATACTGTTGGAGGATCttacggccggctagaaggggggttgaatggacggcgcccccaaatccttgcttcctacgatgttagcacagcggaatacaaacgaacacaaatagaaagctaaacaccaaatacaagaatggaaatgcaaaccgctaacacattcgtttacgtggttcggagataacttgctcctactccacggcatgtccgtaaggtggacgatccctcaatccatcggtggattagtccccggtaaACTCCGGCTAACTCaacctccttatgggtggagaaacctcaccacaacactcaccaaaaaacacttggacacaagggaacctttgagcacttagtgactactaattaggctttaaccaagtctaatttcgtcaacctttcctggccatcccaagctccttcttatagagcttgaggaaatcagccttgctgatttgcccgttaccagtcaactggtccttgcaccagtcgactggtgccagcccaacggcactccaacggctatctatcagtcgactggtccctagACCAGTCTACTGGTCCCAGCCGTTTtgggcacagaagctctctgtgctcaccatcagtcgactggtcctaatgtcaatcgactggtacaaccctaaacttagggttcccatcccgagtacatttctctcagcactctgaccctcacgactcacttgactcttctttgcagctttgaccacttgccttcaagcttatttcctttggctcttgtccctcggatgcatccaagcccgcggctcgtccccaatgccatccttcgcgtatgcctcgaagtcgcttccatcggcccttgtccttgctgccttgtccacggttcctcggatgctccatccttcaccggacccgaagccgtcaacctgagtcacatgtgtcacctgcagtcctgcacaactcaagtacgcatatcaaataacgagggtaatgttagttagagccctagagccaatcatttgatgattgtatggactcattgtatcatattcttgtatattaataaaggcatttgtttggttattatacttatttgtattagtgccaaatagactaagtataatagcgtccttgagtagaaggttcatacctatatcaatcgattagttgaatcgatagtgagatgatatagtgaacactactctaaatcattcctagtcgagtattaacattcagggacaatgttaatacaataagactagcatgtaggtcagctcgatgacttgatctcac from Zingiber officinale cultivar Zhangliang chromosome 4B, Zo_v1.1, whole genome shotgun sequence includes:
- the LOC121975166 gene encoding metal tolerance protein 7-like isoform X1, translating into MAVELQSESMDYRVELLSPVRLEGEASMMAATPSWRINVNDFPVPEQPRAPPLASRVLRRFQGKERKVAKFYQKQGQLLEGFSKMDNLNELGYLNDAPTQEELQDLAKSERFAIHLSNAVNLILFASKVLASIESRSMAVIASTLDSLLDLLSGFILWFTAHAMKKPNHYRYPIGKNRMQPVQGIVVFASVMGTLGLQVLLESGRELVTSDHPEFDRVKEFWMVGSMSSVTLVKFFLMLYCRSFENEIVRAYAQDHFFDVITNSIGLVASLLAVRYAWWMDPVGAILIALYTIGTWAKTVVENVWLLIGRTAPPDFLAKLIYLVWNHDRKIKHIDTVRAYTFGAHYFAEVDIVLPADMPLSEAHDVGEALQEKLEQLPEVERAFVHVDFEFTHRPEHKLSLKQ
- the LOC121975166 gene encoding metal tolerance protein 7-like isoform X2; protein product: MAVELQSESMDYRVELLSPVRLEGEASMMAATPSWRINVNDFPVPEQPRAPPLASRVLRRFQGKERKVAKFYQKQGQLLEGFSKMDNLNELGYLNDAPTQEELQDLAKSERFAIHLSNAVNLILFASKVLASIESRSMAVIASTLDSLLDLLSGFILWFTAHAMKKPNHYRYPIGKNRMQPVGIVVFASVMGTLGLQVLLESGRELVTSDHPEFDRVKEFWMVGSMSSVTLVKFFLMLYCRSFENEIVRAYAQDHFFDVITNSIGLVASLLAVRYAWWMDPVGAILIALYTIGTWAKTVVENVWLLIGRTAPPDFLAKLIYLVWNHDRKIKHIDTVRAYTFGAHYFAEVDIVLPADMPLSEAHDVGEALQEKLEQLPEVERAFVHVDFEFTHRPEHKLSLKQ